A section of the Castanea sativa cultivar Marrone di Chiusa Pesio chromosome 12, ASM4071231v1 genome encodes:
- the LOC142619712 gene encoding uncharacterized protein LOC142619712 produces MLENPTATATHTASAAAAAAAATATTDPAIKRYAPPNQRNRPLNRRKSDRFDRTNNLYANDVDKNQVAGSKNVPVIDLGDSGSSNLLNENPRTGLIALQGCSSSEASRLLHDRWSAAMRSYQNPSIDLAERPVMYSGSGSSAWGHKQIIGAGPSGSQMDFLGELRRAMCNAHASFST; encoded by the exons atgctGGAAAACCCTACAGCTACAGCTACACATACAgcatcagcagcagcagcagcagcagcagcaacagcaacaacagACCCAGCGATCAAGCGCTATGCTCCTCCCAATCAAAG GAATCGTCCTCTCAACAGGCGCAAGTCAG ATCGGTTTGATCGAACAAATAATCTTTATGCAAATGATGTAGACAAGAATCAAGTTGCTGGTTCAAAAAACGTTCCTGTCATAGATCTTGGGGATTCAGGGAGTAGCAATCTTCTGAATGAGAACCCACGTACAGGGTTAATAGCTTTACAGGGTTGTAGTAGCAGTGAAGCTTCTCGACTCTTGCATGACC GTTGGTCAGCCGCAATGCGTTCCTATCAGAATCCATCAATAGATCTAGCTG AGAGACCAGTTATGTACTCTGGAAGTGGTTCATCAGCATGGGGTCATAAACAG ATAATTGGGGCTGGACCTTCAGGTTCACAGATGGACTTTCTAGGTGAACTTCGCCGTGCAATGTGCAATGCACATGCCAGTTTTAGCACCTAA
- the LOC142619711 gene encoding uncharacterized protein LOC142619711, with product MQMAMMLGRGGGGAVGVSSFPSPSPSSSSSSSSSCSSSYFTQSTKPTSLSTLSLRVCKLVTNHRNMVAWSAVQESSTSTVAAETKEVKTAQEEAPAKAKSPAKAQAKPLPQLMEEDVIPSLKAILEAQPDLSEIELSFQDNRLEGSFLKNDNPYSFWAFFPDGVLTGPKGFSLSSYGSGASTVEPFLVDEKKITGKHVVFWVEKRLAAQGIIPVWKD from the exons GAGTTTCAAGCTttccatcaccatcaccatcatcatcatcttcttcttcttcttcttgctctTCTTCATATTTCACGCAAAGTACCAAACCTACTTCATTATCCACTCTTTCCCTG aGGGTATGTAAATTAGTAACTAATCACAGAAACATGGTTGCTTGGTCTGCTGTGCAAGAATCGTCTACTTCTACAG TGGCTGCCGAAACAAAGGAGGTGAAGACAGCTCAAGAAGAAGCTCCAGCAAAGGCCAAATCTCCAGCAAAAGCTCAGGCCAAGCCACTGCCACAGTTAATGGAGGAGGATGTCATCCCTTCATTGAAAGCAATACTTGAAGCTCAACCTGATCTTTCTGAAATTGAACTATCTTTCCAAGACAACAGG TTGGAAGGTTCCTTTCTAAAGAATGACAATCCTTATTCTTTTTGGGCATTCTTCCCTGATGGAGTCCTCACAG GTCCAAAAGGCTTTTCTCTATCCTCCTATGGCTCAGGAGCAAGCACAGTTGAGCCCTTTCTCGTTGATGAGAAGAAAATCACTGGGAAACATGTTGtcttttgggttgaaaaacgTTTGGCAGCTCAAGGAATCATTCCTGTGTGGAAAGATTGA